The Podospora pseudocomata strain CBS 415.72m chromosome 3, whole genome shotgun sequence genome window below encodes:
- the FAE1A gene encoding Feruloyl esterase B (COG:O; CAZy:CE1; EggNog:ENOG503NXWW) codes for MMFKSLLGFAAMAQSAFGASLQQVQNFGNNPTRIQMYIYVPDRVATNPAIIVALHPCGGTGQQWFSGTRLPSFADQNGFILIYPSTPNQSNCWDVHNPASLTHNGGGDAGGIISMVNYTLDRYNGNREKVYVMGFSSGGMMTNVMAGSYPEVFEAGAAYSGTAHACFAGAGGATPFSPNQTCAQGLQKTPEQWGAFVRNSYPGYNGRRPRMMITHGNADTLVRPQCATEALKQWSNVLGVSLTRQVQGVPSSQFTQHIYGDGTKLQGFFGNGVGHAPSVDEQTLLRFFGLIA; via the exons ATGATGTTCAAGTCCCTTCTTGGTTTTGCCGCCATGGCGCAGAGCGCCTTTGGTGCTTCTCTGCAACAGGTCCAAAACTTTGGCAACAATCCCACCAGAATCCAGATGTACATCTACGTCCCGGATCGCGTGGCCACCAACCCTGCCATCATTGTGGCA CTTCATCCTTGCGGAGGTACTGGCCAGCAGTGGTTCAGCGGTACCAGACTGCCCTCGTTCGCCGATCAGAACggcttcatcctcatctACCCTAGCACCCCGAACCAGAGCAACTGCTGGGATGTCCACAACCCTGCCAGTCTTACCCACAATGGAGGCGGCGATGCGGGTGGTATCATCTCCATGGTCAACTATACTCTTGACCGGTACAACGGCAACCGGGAAAAGGTCTATGTCATGGGCTTCTCCAGCGGTGGCATGATGACCAACGTGATGGCTGGTTCCTACCCCGAGGTGTTCGAGGCTGGTGCTGCCTACTCTGGCACCGCCCACGCCTGCTTCGCTG GTGCCGGTGGAGCTACCCCCTTCAGCCCCAACCAGACCTGTGCCCAGGGTCTCCAAAAGACTCCCGAGCAGTGGGGCGCCTTTGTCCGCAACTCGTACCCAGGATACAACGGCCGTCGTCCCCGTATGATGATTACCCACGGAAACGCCGATACTCTTGTTCGCCCGCAATGCGCCACTGAGGCGTTGAAGCAGTGGTCAAACGTCCTTGGCGTGTCGCTCACCCGCCAGGTCCAAGGTGTTCCCTCATCGCAATTCACTCAGCACATCTATGGCGACGGTACCAAGCTCCAAGGCTTCTTTGGCAATGGTGTTGGACATGCTCCCTCTGTCGACGAGCAGACCCTGTTGAGATTCTTCGGCTTGATCGCCTAG
- a CDS encoding hypothetical protein (EggNog:ENOG503P2PE; COG:S): protein MAQAGISPLSISISTIMPADMMAHLGSGQGQPGLVMYGLYGLDTFEHVEIDEYQVPFPINRRRPCSSSFPKPCVFDSMASSPSPGSVTTAPSREGSRIGRPPQWTVSRSRKLARLYLYTTLSIERIIRVLEDDVFKPRKNSAQKTIHKMLDNDPRYLRPESRIEMNQRISNLAASVTRRRKKTAVPAYESSLHGATIDALYGEKEHNLARTEISSVSGSSRRVEEGPSFDFAGSPDALLSPIRWSIPLSAQTTDVTDFAGSSDKGSAMVQDLKRRLSDCSTDFAHQITSLIRDFTIAGSSQDELSTGRRPSAALSDRSGHDELSELGISNEPFEAFPEPAFAVPGDFLSAHRRNCADFPGQQHGVGDCWCSIAGDTSLDQNSWLMPTGELSVRARHVLNHPSPGSLSLLDSFGNTPLHLFATLEGYQDTLFRMVLNCDVETLKIANTAGQTFLHTLNLEWFLNLTDPSTLLKQLLSHIRDSVPDLVHETDVYGRTFFHRAHSLVRDPEALANLFSPFDSLRAARRDAFGFNPLGSGITGDQGPYIPPRRGNNLSPQVEYLSSSAGPSRGHSASPSDNDSFLAYHARLVEVIQSSYNNPQVEDAEGRNGLHCLAEAILNQQSMNRHVSSSVGAPSIHQRPSLKRKLDSSKESITSFPSPSPSSTASASTVSNESTLTTRLRHLTGLLHHSHVDVNAYDKSGNTPLMAFITHIPDDQDDKSKTLLAILETIIRAKGCKIEARNRRGETALLVAARLGRKVALTTLLEHGANVHARDVDGRGVLEVVDEVCKGAGRGDRGKGAGKGDISLYARAEACRVLLTGRRDWGVVGRPGVRREWRV from the exons ATGGCCCAGGCCGGAATATCACCTTTATCTATCTCGATATCGACGATTATGCCTGCAGACATGATGGCTCATCTTGGATCAGGCCAAGGACAGCCCGGCCTCGTCATGTATGGTCTCTATGGACTAGATACGTTCGAGCACGTCGAGATCGATGAATATCAGGTTCCGTTCCCCATCAACCGCCGTCGACCATGCTCAAGCAGCTTTCCCAAGCCTTGCGTGTTCGACAGTAtggcctcctcaccatcaccaggcTCTGTTACAACTGCGCCGTCCAGAGAAGGCTCTCGGATCGGACGACCACCGCAATGGACAGTTTCACGATCACGAAAGTTGGCTAGGCTATACCTCTATACGACACTTTCCATCGAGAGGATTATCCGGGTGCTTGAAGATGACGTCTTCAAACCGAG GAAGAATTCAGCTCAAAAGACGATTCACAAAATGCTGGACAACGACCCCCGGTATCTTCGACCCGAGTCACGGATTGAAATGAACCAACGCATCAGTAATCTTGCTGCCTCTGTCACTCGCCGAAGAAAGAAGACGGCAGTTCCAGCCTACGAATCAAGCCTTCATGGAGCAACCATAGACGCCTTGTATGGCGAG AAGGAACACAATCTGGCAAGGACTGAAATTTCGTCAGTATCCGGCTCAAGCCGTAGGGTAGAGGAAGGCCCTTCCTTTGACTTTGCTGGTTCGCCCGACGCACTCCTTAGTCCCATTCGATGGTCGATACCCCTGAGCGCTCAGACGACAGACGTCACCGACTTTGCGGGCTCTAGTGACAAAGGTTCAGCCATGGTCCAAGACCTCAAGAGGAGGCTATCAGACTGTTCCACGGACTTCGCCCACCAAATCACATCGTTGATTAGAGACTTTACTATTGCTGGAAGTTCACAAGACGAATTATCTACTGGCCGCCGACCTTCTGCGGCTCTCAGTGACAGGTCTGGGCACGACGAACTTTCTGAGTTGGGGATCAGTAACGAGCCATTCGAAGCCTTCCCCGAGCCGGCCTTCGCAGTACCAGGAGACTTTTTGAGCGCGCACAGACGAAACTGTGCCGACTTTCCAGGGCAGCAACATGGAGTCGGTGACTGTTGGTGCTCCATCGCCGGTGATACCTCGCTGGACCAGAACTCTTGGTTGATGCCGACGGGTGAATTGAGTGTGCGTGCACGCCATGTTCTTAATCATCCTTCTCCAGGTAGTCTCAGCCTCCTTGACAGCTTCGGGAACACGCCTCTACACCTCTTCGCCACGCTAGAAGGGTACCAAGACACCCTCTTCAGAATGGTGCTCAACTGCGATGTCGAAACCCTGAAGATTGCGAACACTGCTGGCCAAACGTTTCTCCATACGCTCAACCTGGAGTGGTTCCTCAACCTTACAGACCCGTCGACACTACTGAAACAACTTCTTTCACACATCAGAGACTCAGTTCCAGACCTTGTTCACGAGACCGATGTGTATGGACGCACCTTCTTTCACCGCGCCCATTCCCTCGTCCGGGACCCAGAAGCCCttgccaacctcttctcTCCGTTCGACTCTCTTCGGGCAGCCCGCCGTGATGCCTTCGGCTTCAATCCTCTTGGCAGCGGCATCACGGGCGACCAAGGCCCATATATTCccccaagaagaggaaataACCTTTCACCTCAAGTTGAATACCTTTCCAGTTCCGCTGGTCCTTCACGCGGTCATTCTGCCTCTCCCAGCGACAACGACTCGTTCTTAGCCTATCATGCTCGTCTTGTCGAAGTCATCCAGTCATCCTACAACAACCCACAGGTGGAGGACGCTGAAGGCCGTAACGGATTACACTGTCTTGCAGAGGCTATTCTCAACCAGCAGTCCATGAACCGCCATGTCTCTTCTTCTGTCGGCGCCCCTTCCATCCACCAGCGACCCAGTCTCAAACGAAAACTAGACTCTTCCAAAGAATCAATCACTTCTTTTCCATCACCgtcgccttcctccaccgctTCTGCTTCGACCGTCTCGAACGAATCTACCCTCACGACTCGACTTCGCCATCTCACtggccttctccaccacTCGCACGTCGATGTCAACGCCTATGACAAGTCAGGCAACACACCTCTTATGGCTTTCATCACCCATATTCCAGACGACCAGGACGACAAATCAAAGACATTACTCGCCATTCTTGAAACTATCATTCGAGCAAAGGGGTGCAAGATCGAGGCTAGGAACAGAAGGGGCGAGACAGCCTTGTTGGTGGCGGCTAGGCTGGGCAGGAAGGTAGCACTAACAACACTGTTGGAACATGGAGCCAATGTTCACGCCCGAGatgtggatgggaggggggtgttggaggtggtggatgaagTTTGCAAgggggctgggaggggagatAGAGGGAAGGGTGCTGGCAAGGGGGACATAAGCCTGTATGCCAGGGCGGAGGCTTGCAGGGTTCTGTtgactgggaggagggattggggtgttgttggaagGCCTGGGGTaaggagggagtggagggtGTAA
- a CDS encoding hypothetical protein (EggNog:ENOG503PYS3), producing MRTSTLLATVSALALTATAAPALTSPSNQMNPILKERQQCGTIYPNLRNSPTAPPPYQVFISSADASGIEIGFSIPSSVVSAGTGPCELVLDLSSSQAAVYGSAQVNVYALDGPDANALVGTTQFYQGSKASISSWACREQMCFRLEVAEESEGKQVSFEEVAVQGAGFWMKYGC from the coding sequence ATGCGCACCTCTACCCTCCTCGCCACTGTCTCCGCCCTGGCCCTTACCGCCACCGCAGCGCCCGCCttgacctccccatccaatcAAATgaaccccatcctcaaggaACGCCAACAATGCGGGACCATCTACCCCAACCTCCGcaactcccccaccgccccccctccctaccaagtcttcatctcctccgccgacGCCTCCGGTATTGAGATCGGCTTTTCCATTCCCTCCTCAGTCGTCTCCGCCGGCACCGGACCCTGCGAGCTGGTCCTCGATCTGTCGTCTTCCCAAGCTGCTGTCTACGGATCAGCACAGGTCAATGTTTACGCCCTTGACGGCCCAGATGCGAATGCTTTGGTCGGCACGACTCAGTTCTACCAGGGGAGCAAGGCTAGCATCAGCAGCTGGGCTTGCAGAGAGCAGATGTGCTTCAGACtggaggttgcggaggagtCGGAGGGGAAGCAGGTCAgctttgaggaggtggctgtCCAGGGAGCGGGTTTCTGGATGAAGTATGGCTGCTAG